The sequence TTGCTCCGCTAGCATACTTCCAAAAGTCCACCGGAATCTCATCGGGCCCCGTCGCTCTGCCCCTttgcatcttgcgaatagcctcacaTATTTCCTCGACATTAAAATGCCGACAGTAGCCGAAATCGCAAGGCTACTTagtgtgctccaactcccctaacacaataccTCTGTCCCCCTTATTGTTCAGGAGCTTATggaaatacgactgccatcttttcttaattagAACGTCCTCCACCAAAACTTTTCCATCCTCTcctttaatgcacttcacttggtccagATTCTGACCCTTACGTTCCCTAGTTTTGGCAAGCCtgtacaacctcttttccccgcctCTCTCTTCTAAACCCGAATAAAGTCTCTCAAACGCTGCTGTCTTAGCAGTCGTAACTGCTAGCTTAGCCTCTTAGCAAGTTTGTACTCCTCCCTGcacacccgcttctcctcttcttcCTTTCTCTCAACCAACTTAATGTAAGCCGTCTTCTTCgtctccaccttcttcttaacttcttcattccaccgcAAGTCCCCACGATGCCGGCTAGACCATCCCCTAGAGACACCCAAAACCTCTCTAGAAGTCTCCTTAATGCAACctgccgccctatcccacatactatccacgtccctcGGACACTCCCACGCCCCCATCCCTTCCAACTTTGCCTCTATCTCTGAAGCACTGATCGGAGTCAGGCTACCCCACTTAACTCTAGGTCGACCCTCCCCACCCCTCCTCTTCTTGCCCATCTTAATAACCAAATCTATCACCAGAAGTCTATGTTGGGTCGTAAGATTCTCATTCGGAAaaaccttacagtccttacacaaagctctatcccccttcctaagcagcaaaaagtcaatttgggtcttgGCTATCCTATTACGGAAAGTAACCAGATGCTCCTCTTTCTTCGGAAAGctggaattcactaccaccaatcCAAAGGCCCTAGCAAAATCCAACAGAGAAGTACCCTCATCATTCCTATCCCCAAAACCAAAGTCACCATGCACATCATCGTATCCTATCGGCAAATGCCCGAtatgcccattgaagtcccctccTAAGAAAAGCTtttccgaactaggcacgcctcgaATCACCTTGTCCAAGACCTCCCAAAAACTCCTCTTCTCCTCTTCGCCCAGGCCCACCTGTGGCGCGTAAGCACTACAGACGTGCACCATAAaacccccaatgaccaacttaatagtcatcaccctatttttaaccctattaacctccactacctgccccCTAAGCTTTTCATCCACTAAGATACctactccattcctacgcctctcactACCTGaataccacaacttgtacccatccacatccctagccttagaacctacccatttAGTCTCCTGGACACACGCAATACTGAttcttctcttcctaagaatcttaacTAGCTCTATCGACTTAtcctgaagggtccctatgttcCACGACCCTACCCTAAACTTATCATCTCTCGACTCTCCTCCCCTAAAACCCCGTCCTCCGCGTCTCAACTTTGACCCACCACCTAGCCCCGACCGCACCCGCAGCCCCCCAGGCCCCCAGGACATGACCCTAGTCCACCATTTACTACCCAAGCCACTACTCAACAAATGCAACAGAAGAGGTTAAAACAGCAAAACAATAACGACAACTCAAAGCACACAGTTTAACCCAATTTTAAGAACAATAGCAACTCGAACCCAATTAACCGACACAAATCCCACAAAAAAATACAGGCAGCGAAAATACTGGAAAACTGTGCGATAAAATAAAGTACAAGGATATAAAATAAAGGGTTAGAAATCACCGGGAGTACTCCTGCTATAGCTGGTTACTACAGTTTTGGTGTCGAGATTTGTTGCCTGACTAGGGTCGCCGGCAAAGAAGCCTCCGGAAAGTCGCCGGAATTTCACTGGAATGTCGCCGGGGCGTCTCCTTGCTTTTGCCGTACGCTGGTCGCCGATTGTAGTCGAACCGACTATTTTATCCGGTTCTGATCGGTGCTGCCTCAGTGACACTGTGAGAATGGGACtcgggagagagagagagtgctGGGGGGAGGGAGACCTGGGACTGGGGAGGGAGAGATCGAAGGAGAGGGAGTGGGCCTTACCTGTGCCGGTGCATCAACACCGGCACAGTAAAAAAAAGCTTTTTACAAAGTAGGTTTGAAAATACAAGAGCGAAAAGAACTATGATGAAACAAactatcaaagaaaagaaaaatatcgACAAGATaaccaaagtaaaagaaacagTAGTagtttaaaattgaaagaaaaaggtAAGGATAGAACTATAAAAGCAGTAGTATTGGTAaggagaagagagaaaataatgaaCTTCTCCACTTAAATACCAGGTTTTTCTTTGTGGCGGATTTTAAACCCGTGACATGTGCCTAACCCACAAATCATGACATCAAACGCTATATTCTCACCACTAGACCAAAGCCTTGGGGGTCAAAGTTTTCCGTATCTTATTTCCTTTTGAACTTAGATCAACAAAATTTTTAGTATACAGGATAAAGGAACATGtgcaatatatatttattcagtCAATTGAGGtgaataattaaaatagaaaggAATCTTGGTGCAGGGGTCCAAGCCATGAACTCAATCTTCATGTAGAAGTTAAATATAGATGGATTCTAATTCCTTTTCTGCAAATGATTTCAGGGTTGATCTTTGTCATCAGCcaaatgatgaagaagatgaagatgatgcgTATAGTCCTCGTGAAGTCTTGTTGGAGAAGAACAAACCGACTTCAAGTGCTGATAGTCGCCGAAGATGTTGCTCTTTTCGTGCAGTCAAAGTTGGAAGCCGCCAAAAAGTTGTGGTTCTGGTAAACTTTATGAAGTAAATACATATAATGTCTAAAGGGGAAAGTTCTGATTCACTTAGCAGCTCGGTTCACAGGCTCCAGGTGCAACTGGCCAACCATGTGATGAAAAGTCTCATGCGATAACAACCAAATTAATGGGGCTAGggtcatgtttatgctttacctTATCCGCCTTGTGCGACTCTGAATATCTTCTTCTAAGCATTTGAATATAACTTATATGTTAGTGTTCTAACatataaaacaattttttttgttctataaTTAGCTGATAAACTATATTAAAATGATCATATGTTATTATCACTTGGTACTTAGTTATTTCTGTTTATCTTGTGCGTATGAATTAAATCCaattttaatgttttttatagttttttttttttttcgaaatttcttttaaaaattctgTGTGGCATATGCCTGCTTTGTGGAAAAATTCCTACCCTACGAACGCCCCTGCTGTGGCCCTTTTTTAGACACCATGTGTATGTTCTACATAAATGACTCATTCTTGTTCGTATTTTCTCTTTTACCGTTTCAGTTCTTAATTCATGTACTTGCTTTTTGACCAGGTTACTCTGTTAGTTTTCCTGTTAATGTTGGTTGCTGCTGTACTGATATGGATTGGGAGGGGAAGGAACCCTATCGATTCTTCTGTTGTGGCTCGGGTATGGACTAAGGCTCTTTAATTACCTGGtttctatttatttgttgttCTCGAATATTCTTTAGCCTATTTGATTTAGCAGTTGTTGGTTCTCTATATCGGTTACCCTTAGCCTCACATATTCATTTTTAGCCGCAACTAGCTTTTGTAACACaatctatttcttttttgttttcacaTATTCTTTAACCCATTTGATTTAGCAGTTGCTGGTTCTCTATATAGATTACTTTGAGCCTCACATATTCAATTTTAGCTGCAATTAGATTTTGTAACAGAAAGTGTATACCTTCGACTTGGAGCCCAAACTGTTTTTTAGTATTTACTGAGAGGAGCATCTCATTGAAAGAGAGGATGCGTCCCCTCCGTAAGTAAAGGTAGTTATTGTAAAATGTCTTTTAAGCTTAAAAATTAGCATGGTattattgaatttgcttacaatactGGACTCTGGTGTTTCCACACTGTGTGGGAAtccactgggtatgttgttttgCTGGACTCTGGTGTTTAAATTATTGTTGggagaaattataaaatttagacTGTTTCATGGTGATCCTGACACCTTCTCCGCACCTTCCTCTTGATAATTGATGAAGTGCAGTTTCATCCAGGTGTATGTAGATCTCTTTGCCGTAGCAGTTCTGCTGCTGGGAGTGGCATTGGCATGCTATGGTTAGTATCTCATACACTGGTATTACATATCCCGCTTCCACATTGACGTTCACACGTCCCATAAAATTGTTATCCTACCATTTTCAGttatataatctatttgttgctACTATGTGTTGTAAATCTTTACACGGGCAGTTCAGTTCTTGTGTAACAACTAATGTCTTGATCCAGCATCATCAactgatataaaatatttgagttaTGTTAGTTAATAACAAGGAGCGACTTACAAAATTATCTATAGTGACATTATTTTACCTAGATTTCCAACCATTGATGAAGGCatttgttttttgagaaagtaaatttttcttataaTAGGGTCAACTACTTGGCTTATACTATATGAGTGCTTTCTGTAAATGGAAGTGGGGAGCCACCTAGTGCTTGTGACAAATGTTTAAGAACTTTGTATGTGTTGTGTGTATCCACTGAAGTGGGTCAGGGCGTCGGAGAAGTGCTTTCAGAAATAGTTAAAACAATAAGATAACGCATTGTTTTGTgtgttggggtgggggtgggggtgaaaCTGCTCTCCCCCTCGAAAGACAATATTTCATCAATAATATCGTGATTGGATGAATTGATTGTCCATCAATCACCTATTTCTCATTGAGCTGTGCGGAATTTTATGCAGCAGTTGTCCTAAAGAACTTACTGACCTTTCAAACTGGGACTTTTGTGGTCTAATTattttatgtgaagtttttcTATTTCAAAATCTGTCGTTTCTGAGCATAAGACCATCCACTATGCAGGCCTGGTATTGTTACTGAAAATGAGCAAAGTGAGATCTGATAGGGCTGCTTCAGATATGTGGAAGGTACCAACTCATCTTTCTACAGTACTTCTCTAGCATTTTCTGTATGCCATTTGGAATAATTATTTGCAGACTGCAGAGAACTTCTTTGTCATGTCATACTGAGATCCTTTACAGTTCTAGGTTTAAGAAGTGACGGCTTGAATAAAGTGCActgttctctctttttttcttccttgttAAAATTTAGCGGGCATGACAGAGATTGTGATATCGATTATTTAATTGTGAAgttaaattttctattatatttttgtcAAATGAAGGTTGCAGGCTTGGCAGGTGTTTCTGTGCTATGTTTCACTTCAAGTGCCGCTGTCGCCGTATTCACAGATATACCTGTATGTCTTCAGCTGGTCTCATGAGATTGTATTTTGTTCCGACTACATAAGTTTCTAACAGATAATGATTTTAATGCAGCTTCTTTTTAACTGGCATGGACAGAAGATAAATGGTGTTTGTACATCTCTTCTCAtggttttgtattattttataggTACTATTTATAACTTGTCCTTATTGAATGCTACAGCTTGATTTGAAATTCTGGATTTGAGAGAAAATTTCAGCTTTCTGCCTGCTTATTGTTACCAATTATTGACGCTACTCCATGCTCCTCTAGCCCATCCCCTTATTCCTAAGAGCTACCAACTGAGGTTAATTAGATGAGACGGCTGAACCTAAACATGATGGAAGGAGCCAATTTAACAATCAGTTGCACCTCTGATGATGTTATACAATTGTGTTGATGTCTTAAATTTTGAGTTGTTATGAGATGTCTCTCTGGATGCACTCAACAAATGTTGGGAGCTATGGTAAAAGACTTTACATAAGAGCTGCATTGGGACATACCAGATATTTCTATAAAAAATTGGAACATGACTGAGAGGGGACTTGGCAAAGGTGCGTCAAGATATTACTTATCTCCCATCTAGTTTTGCAATATCTAGTACCTGCCCTTCTCCTGAgactccacttgtgggattacactggttATGTCGTTGCTGCTTCTCTTTAGtttaagaaattatatatatCTTCCTTGTATTGGGTTACGGTATGGAGACTCCAATTACTTCTTCAACCAAGAATACAAGTAGCTTGGGTTCTACATGTTTGGGGCTGGGGTGGGGCCGGGGAGCTAATCTAACAATGTCAATTCTTTCCTACAATAAGAGTTCCGTTCACTAAGGGGGAAAGCTTTCTAAGTCTCTGCTGCCTGaccaaaatattttctaggtTCTTCTGTACCTTCGGCATTTGTGCTATGGGTGATGAGAGAACTACCACCTCCACTTGTCACTTTCGGGCAGCAGGAGTCGAGGACAATAGCTTTTATAAGTGATAGTTCAGCGACTGTACAGCCTCAGCGATGGACAGCTGCTGCAAGTGTGCAGAATCAGGTCACTTGCCTTCTTTTAAATCTATTTCACATCTTGTTTGTTGATTGGTCTATGGTTGAAAATGCAACTAGGGTATATGTTGAATATGCATGTTCTTTTATAAAGGTTATCACTGATCAAATGAAATGGAAAAAGCTTAAGACAAACCAAATAAATTGTTCCCCTTCCCGCACATTGCATTAGAGACACGTGAAATTATGGTAGGTGAAGAAGCTATACGAATCATTTCAGCTGTCCAGTAAATTTCTCTTAAGATCCACAAACTCTTCAGCATTGcaacttaaaagttgaaagaagTTTTACAACACTATTTTTAACCTCCCTTTAACGGATCAAAGCCCAAAAATAGAGTTAAGAAAGTAGTTTGCGGAAATCAATAAAGAACTCGAACTTTCTGCACTGGAAATCCTTCCATCCATTTCTTGAAACTCATTACCTTACTCTATTTAAATCACACACTTGTACCAACTTGTTCTGAGCAATGTGGATGCAGGTCTCAAGGGCGAGCCCCATATGATCAGTGTGATGGAATTGTACATTGATTGGTGATTTTCAGCTACAAATGAGGGACTGACAATACTAAAAATGAGATAAATTCTCAGTTGAGTTCTCGGGATTGTGGTTGAGTGATCGAAGATGGCTCAACTCGATGGAAAAATATCCCCATGCCAAGGTGGTTGCTCGGGGTACAGATGTCTGTAAATAGCAAACATTGCCATGATCTTTCTAAATTTTACAGACTCCTTTTTGTTGATATAATGAGGTTTTAGATGTTTCTTGCCCTTCTAAGCCTTTTGTTTAATGATCTTGCATATATGGTTGTTTTGAAATGGATAATGCATTTTGCTTTAGAGAACAATTTTTAATTATCACGGACCTAGTAGAGAATATAGAAATATGCCAGTACAATTAGTTAGGAGGAATGTCGCGTTAATTTAACTAAAAAGTAGGATTCTAAAATGGTGGAAGTCATTCTCTCTTTTGTTTAACATGAAAAATGTTGCTGTATTTATTAAATGAAGCATGTAACTACCCCCCCAACACACACACacgaaaaagaagaagataaatttaACGTTGTCCTCACTAGGAAGAAGCTAACAATAACTGCCAAGCGAGTTGCTTAAACGAAAGGTTTGAACAAGACAATACGTTCCAAATTGTTGGTCTATTATTGGTGAATGGCGAGATAGATTGTTTCTTTTAAAATGCAAATCCGCTCTGATAAAATTAAGGAATCACACAAAGCAAAATTTAGTTGAAAATTATCACAACGCAGCAATTCGAAATTAGTTGCAACAAGCTAGAAACATAGGTACCGTGGATAAGACAATTGTTCTTGAATGCTAGTTCTAGTTGAATAATAGTGAGTTCAACTAGAAATAAAGCAGACGGAGAAATTTACTGAATACCATTCAGAATAAAAGTAAAACCAAATGACAATTCTTTAACAATAGCGGTATTTGGGCAAGCTTGCATGTACCTTAACTATCCCATTAGGTACACGTTGGCTACCTCGTGTGTCTTGACTTTGTTAGAATATTGACCGCTAGACCATAACCCTAGGGTCCCATAAGTCCCAAACGACTCCTTTAATAGTAGAAGAATGATAAATAGTATCATTTAAGTAATAGAACAGAAGCTTTCATTGTTAAAGAAGTTTTGAGACAATTTTGGTGAAGTGAAAAATGAAGGTTAATTTAAGTAGCATTCTTTATGCGTGCTTTCCATCGGGCAAGAACCTTGGCTTATGCTTTAGCAGTGCCACTTCAAGAATGAATGATGCAAACCGTGCAGCCTTACTTAGGAGCATAAGAAATGCATTAACCGAATATTAGCAATTCTGGCATCTTGTCCTTCCACTTGAAATTCAGCAATAACACAGCCCATAAATTTTCATCTTCAATAAATTGTTTGACAATCATGCTTGTAAAGAGAATTCTCCAAATCTGCCAAGGTAAAGTCAAAATAACAAGTTTCAACTTCCAACAAGGAAAACAGGTAGTCACAATGTCCAACAATATGGTATACTATCTAACAACGCCTTTGTTACGGAAAGCAGCACTAACTATGCCTCAGTCCCAAACAAGTTGGGGTCGGCATATATAAATTCTCTCACAGATCAGGTTTCTCCATTTAAATTGATCACATAGCAACTTTATACAATTGCTATGGTAGTACTATAACAAAAATCAGAATACTAGCAAAAGATACAATATTACGACGCATAATCTTGTCATACCAAGCACAAACTTTTCCAGTCACAACCAAGGAAACTTCGTTCTTTATAAATTAGCATTCAGACTTAATACGCTAGATAAAACATGAAGCAAATAGGAAGTTTAGCTTGAAGATTTGCAAATTTCCTACAAACAAACCACTAGGAAGAGATTTGAATAACCCCGGAAAAGAAAAGGAGAACTAGGAAGAAAAACACTAGGAAGAAACCTAAATGCAATATTTGATTCCTAAACATTTTGCTAACTCTCATTAAGTGGGTACGCGAAGTTCAAAAGTTTAATACATACCAAAGTTCACATAACTTTGTCATAAGTTCTTGAGAGCAGAATAAGAAGTCCACTAAGACTAATTctgaaaagtaaaattaaaaaaaataatagaacacATCAGTTTGTAGAAATGGTTTAACTCTAAAATCattgctaaaaaaaaattattccataTTGCCAAACTTGACCTGTTAAAATTAGCCTACAAGTAGCAGTAGAATCTACATGAGCTTTTTCCTAGTAAAGAATGATGCTTCTTTATATGCATTAAATTCCATAGATAAATTTGATGACAATACTTCAAATTAATCTCACTGGTCAGAATGGGAATAAGAGGAAACTAGAGTAATTTTTTCACCAGAGGGGTCTTTTGAATAATGATAAATGAGAGGAGTGGTGGTGCAATCAAAGAACACATGAATCCAATCTATGAAAAAATCATGAATCCAATCTATGAAAAAATCAAGACACAACTCAAAGGGAAGAGAGAACTATATTGCAAATCAATGACACATCCAAGCTCCTAACAAGGGAAAACATTTTAACCATGAAATTCCAGACAAGTGTACCTTGAAGGTTGAATTATCGTACTTCTCTTCCTACTGATCCAAAATTTTCAGGAGGCCACACCTAATCACAATATTAGTACTTTTAGAATTCCATGACACAGCAAAATTAAACAAAGAATGCTGCACACACTAGTACTTACAATATGGGGAAATGATTAAAATGTTACATATTTTTCAACATTTCTGATTTACTAATTCAATGACTCTCCAGAAATAGTTAATGATATATGTGTTGGTCTATGAATTCAGGTTTGAAACACTAAACATATCAGATGAATTTTACAAATCAATTAGTGTACAAGAACCTGAAGTATTatcttataaaagaaaaaagaacctgAAATATTAAACACATTCACAATCTTTGGTGTGCTAATGCATATATATAGAACTTAGCCCAAACTAACCACTTGTAGCAAATAGCACCACTGAATTAGCAGAAGCGGTATCTAACACAGCGGAACCCTCTGAAAATGACACTTCTTTGCAAACTAGACACAATTCCTATGGCAGGTTTCTTCTGGGAAATCCTACAGTAGACATGGTTATTCTTTTAACCttttcaaaacaataaaaaataaaaaactgactGTACCAATTCAAACTCTGCTAAAGTTCTaaaaacaaaatttcaaaaattgttTAACACCTAATCATCCAATGGCATGCATAAGGACATATATGATCGCATGAAAGGCTCCTTCAAAAACACTTCCAATAAAATTAAgcaaaaactttttcaaaatataatcaagtcataacaaTTTCGCAAATATAGCTAAAAGTTTATAATAAAGAAGAATCACTTACAATCCAAAAGACTCTGCCCTGTACAAGTCCATATGGAACTGGTCCAAATTTCTTTGAATCATTGGTGTCAAATTTGTTATCCCCTTCAATCCAAACATGTCCATCTGGTACCTGTTCACATTCAAAGCATATTCACCTAAGAAATAAAAGTGGAGAAACGAGATCCAAGGGCAAAAACCCAACCACATTAGCTCCTGAAAGTAAACTAGCTGAAAACTAGAAACCACCCAAGAATGACGGCATAAAGGAAAATGTAGTTGTAAATGAAGGTTTTTGATCAATTATTACCACAATAGTATCTTTTTTGTCATTATTTCCGGGACCCGCAGCATATTTAACAGTATCTCCACCCATACCCATCAGTCTCTTGACCACAATCTTTCTCGGGTTTTCGGGGCTCCGCACTAGCACCACATCACCCTGTTGCATTTTTTCAAACCGAGTCGAAAGCTTTTCAGCCAAAATGAGATCTCCAGTCAGACTAAATGTTGGAAGCATGCTTGGACCTTGAGTCTGcccaaaacaagaaaaaagaaaaaagatttttgttgttgttcaatTGGCACAATGCATGAAGTAGTAAATGAAAAGATAACTGCTTATGCTACGTACAAGAGCGAATGTGCAGAGGTAGGTGTTGGTGACATGAATACCACATAGGAATTTGGCCACGAGTAGTGTGTGTTGAAATGCTTCTTTGATAAAAGGCGCCAATTGCTTCAGATTTCCCAGACCCATTTTTAGTCAATCTGCATCTCAACCCTGATTTCTGTTCCATTGGGTTTAAGAAAGGTTTTAAAACATCTCAAGAACATAAGGAATGACTTTGTCATCAGTAAGGGATATCTAAGTTTTTTTTCTACACCAAATATGGCAATCCAGTTCCAAAAAAAAGTGAGGCTTCTAAGAACCATATATTTCACTAGATGACGACAACTTATATTTACCTGAAGCAAAACAATCTTACATGATTAAACGTACAATCAGTGACTGCCTGTGAGCATTTCACAGATGAACACGAGCATAGACTTTAAATTATAAGAAGGAATATCGAATGCCTTTACTTTGAAGCTATTATCCAACAAGGTAGGTGTTAAAGAAGGCCTATGGAGCTGCCAGCAATATTGGATAGGTATCTTCGAATTTCGCAGCAATTTTATAACAAACCTGGATATATATGTCCTCTGGTCAGAGATGGAGGAACAACGTAGGAAATAAGGAAATGAAAGGAGTATAGTTAGGGTTCGTTTGGTAACAGGGATGGGATAGACAAGGACATACTAATTAATACTCTTAACAAACACAGTATAAAATAATATCgcattttatcctggaagaatTATCCCTTCccaccaaccaaacaacccctaggACTTCCGCCGTGAAGGGTAGTtttagaatataaaaaatataataagggATAAGAAGGTAAACTGCTGATTAAATCTAAATAGTTTTTGTAAACAAAAGAAGTCCATAAAGTTACTATAAggataaaaaagattaaaatctaAAGACTTACTTAAATCATTTGATAAGAAGGCAGTTTGTAAAACACCACACCCTTTTTTCACAACTCCTGAAAGTATTGTATTTTAAAGACCAAAGGATTTTCAATACTGAAAGTGATAAACTTTCAAAAGAAGGATTAAAATGAAGGAGTGACCACTTGACACTAAAGTTTTAGTTTGCCAAGTCACCATTTGAAACAAATATCCCTTTTTAAAACAAGTTTGATTTCAAAAACTGATCTTCGACAGGGACTTCGGTTAAGGAGTTTTGTTGACCAAagagaaaggtgttaggcatccctcgagtcCCTTGTTTTTGAGTAATCACTTTATTGACTCAAACTGGCTTAAAAAGTAACTTCAATTGAATACGGTTACAGATAAGAAAATACAATTGGTGCACCATACCAGAGATACAATTAAGCAATTCAAGAGCGCATATATGCAAGGTAATCCAGAAAACTGTTCTGTAGACTTGCTTCTAATTATTCATCTAAATGTAGGTCTGAAAAAGGATTATATGAACCACTTACTATTGATTGTCACTGTTCAGACACGAATAAGACGAAAGCAAAGAGGTTAAATGTAGGTCTGAAAAAGGATTATATGAACCACTTACTATTGATTGTCACTGTTCAGACACGAATAAGACGAAAGCAAAGAGGTTCCCTGCATTACACATAAACCACATATTTGGTTAGAAAGTGTAAATCAAATTTTCAACTTGGCTGATGCCTTAGGAAAATTAGTGTGTTATGATTGCTAGATTGAATAAAACCTTCATTCTTGAACGGATAGCAAGAATGAAACATAGCTGTGTATTAAAAAGCAAGAACAGTTTAAGCTAATCTACTCTCCTTCCCCCTCCTTTATATTCAGTTATCTATGCGATTACAAGATCACTAATTATCTCCCTCCTTACCTTAAATTCCAAATTTCTTCTGACAAATAAAACCAAGTTAGATGAGATTTGGGTTCTTTTAAGTTGATGGGTCGGGGCgggtgattttattttttttccaaattcggATAATTTTAGCTGATTTGGGCTTTTCCATCTAtttcgtttggtttgaaaacaagttatatcGGGATTAGTTATATTGAGATAAGttattctaatattattttttagtagttgttTGGTTTatgatactaaaaaataatatatagtccattatttgtaagaatatattatttatttactaaaATACTCCTCACTTTagttaactttattatttttatgtgatttttctctttttttttcttctagaaAATCTGAAATTCATATTTCATGAAAACAAATCTATGATAAAAACTCCACACAGACATTTTCCCTCACTCTGTTTCCATAATATATGCCTTAAATTAGATGCTAAAGTATGTGAAATACAACTTCATTGACTAGCTTGCAGTTCAACCAACATATTTCATCCCACGTAAACTTTTACTCTTTGTCGAATTGCTCAACTCAAATCCTTTAGCTCAAAGAAGGCAATCAGACTATGTTAAATCAGGAAAACAGATTAGATGAAACATTTTCAGGTTTAGAAGATAACTGAACTTCTAaaacttatattatttttcactTCCTCTTCTACTGAGGCTAATGAATCGCTATGAATTTATCTTGCTAGCTTATGCAAATGGACTAACTAGCTAC comes from Capsicum annuum cultivar UCD-10X-F1 chromosome 2, UCD10Xv1.1, whole genome shotgun sequence and encodes:
- the LOC107855786 gene encoding mitochondrial inner membrane protease subunit 1, with translation MGLGNLKQLAPFIKEAFQHTLLVAKFLCGIHVTNTYLCTFALTQGPSMLPTFSLTGDLILAEKLSTRFEKMQQGDVVLVRSPENPRKIVVKRLMGMGGDTVKYAAGPGNNDKKDTIVVPDGHVWIEGDNKFDTNDSKKFGPVPYGLVQGRVFWIVWPPENFGSVGREVR
- the LOC107855775 gene encoding uncharacterized protein LOC107855775 isoform X2, which produces MKGRVENIIIIKACSPLKLLDEMVTDFNISIAQITDNHVFHLMIGSSNLGYFLYFVLTIVAACKGWICWSRSCGFVVMAFPKILFLAAFLLLLSFWVDLCHQPNDEEDEDDAYSPREVLLEKNKPTSSADSRRRCCSFRAVKVGSRQKVVVLVTLLVFLLMLVAAVLIWIGRGRNPIDSSVVARVYVDLFAVAVLLLGVALACYGLVLLLKMSKVRSDRAASDMWKVAGLAGVSVLCFTSSAAVAVFTDIPLLFNWHGQKINGVCTSLLMVLYYFIGSSVPSAFVLWVMRELPPPLVTFGQQESRTIAFISDSSATVQPQRWTAAASVQNQVSRASPI
- the LOC107855775 gene encoding tobamovirus multiplication protein 1 isoform X1, translating into MIDLREGSCYPKSLMGVNVALASVDALIALLAFAQLMRIHSRNTHNGWTRQKVFHLMIGSSNLGYFLYFVLTIVAACKGWICWSRSCGFVVMAFPKILFLAAFLLLLSFWVDLCHQPNDEEDEDDAYSPREVLLEKNKPTSSADSRRRCCSFRAVKVGSRQKVVVLVTLLVFLLMLVAAVLIWIGRGRNPIDSSVVARVYVDLFAVAVLLLGVALACYGLVLLLKMSKVRSDRAASDMWKVAGLAGVSVLCFTSSAAVAVFTDIPLLFNWHGQKINGVCTSLLMVLYYFIGSSVPSAFVLWVMRELPPPLVTFGQQESRTIAFISDSSATVQPQRWTAAASVQNQVSRASPI